A section of the Streptomyces sp. Je 1-369 genome encodes:
- a CDS encoding tetratricopeptide repeat protein: MAQEPTMAGDRHGHPMSRTGTEAAALYEQALEHLLFFRADVADASRQLLATAPRSVMGHVLAAHLGLLGTEEKEAADARNAFERFKEHVHRGEMTPRERMHVAAATSWLRGDLHQAGRVLGELSVEYPRDVLALAVGHQIDFFTGNAARLRDRIGGALSAWDASDPQYGPVLGMYAFGLEESCHYEQAREIGLAAVERRPHDVWGIHAVVHTYEMQGRFADGIRYLDARTADWATGNYLNVHNWWHYCLYALEAGDIPRVLEIYDAALHHAESTGAAMELLDAAALLWRLRLAGQDAGGRWGPLADAWAARHDGPYYAFNDAHAVMAYVGAGRTADAERLVRARERYVACSGSGVSNHAMTADIGLPVCRALIAYGEHHYDRAVELLLPVRHRLGEYGGSHAQRDAVHKTLLEAALRAGRHELSRTLLSERINLRPVCPYNWLAQARLADELGEGARAAVARARAGEQAADGAAALKR; this comes from the coding sequence ATGGCACAGGAGCCGACCATGGCAGGCGACCGGCACGGCCACCCGATGTCCCGCACCGGCACCGAGGCCGCCGCCCTCTACGAACAGGCGCTGGAACACCTGCTGTTCTTCCGCGCCGACGTGGCCGACGCGTCCCGGCAGCTGCTCGCCACCGCGCCCCGCTCGGTCATGGGCCACGTACTCGCCGCCCATTTGGGCCTCCTCGGCACGGAGGAGAAGGAGGCCGCCGACGCCCGCAACGCGTTCGAGCGCTTCAAGGAACACGTGCACCGGGGCGAGATGACACCGCGCGAGCGCATGCACGTCGCCGCCGCCACCTCCTGGCTCCGGGGCGACCTCCACCAGGCGGGCCGGGTGCTCGGCGAGCTCTCCGTGGAGTATCCGCGCGACGTGCTCGCCCTGGCCGTCGGCCACCAGATCGACTTCTTCACCGGCAACGCCGCGCGCCTGCGCGACCGCATCGGCGGCGCCCTGTCCGCCTGGGACGCGTCGGACCCGCAGTACGGCCCCGTCCTCGGCATGTACGCCTTCGGTCTCGAGGAGTCGTGCCACTACGAGCAGGCGCGGGAGATCGGCCTCGCCGCCGTCGAGCGCCGACCGCACGACGTGTGGGGCATCCACGCCGTGGTGCACACCTACGAGATGCAGGGCCGGTTCGCCGACGGCATCCGCTACCTCGACGCCCGCACCGCGGACTGGGCGACCGGCAACTACCTGAACGTGCACAACTGGTGGCACTACTGCCTCTACGCCCTGGAGGCGGGCGACATCCCGCGCGTCCTGGAGATCTACGACGCCGCACTGCACCACGCGGAGTCGACGGGTGCGGCGATGGAGCTCCTGGACGCGGCCGCCCTCCTGTGGCGGCTGCGGCTGGCCGGGCAGGACGCGGGGGGCCGGTGGGGGCCGCTCGCCGACGCCTGGGCCGCCCGCCACGACGGCCCGTACTACGCCTTCAACGACGCGCACGCGGTCATGGCGTACGTCGGCGCGGGCCGCACCGCCGACGCCGAACGCCTGGTCCGCGCGCGCGAGCGGTATGTCGCGTGCAGCGGCTCCGGCGTGTCCAACCACGCCATGACCGCGGACATCGGGCTGCCCGTGTGCCGCGCACTGATCGCCTACGGAGAACACCACTACGACCGGGCCGTGGAACTCCTGCTCCCCGTACGGCACCGCCTGGGGGAGTACGGCGGAAGTCATGCCCAGCGCGACGCCGTGCACAAGACCCTGCTGGAGGCCGCCCTGCGCGCCGGCCGCCACGAGCTGTCCCGCACCCTCCTGAGCGAGCGCATCAACCTGCGCCCGGTCTGCCCGTACAACTGGCTGGCCCAGGCCCGCCTGGCCGACGAACTGGGGGAGGGGGCGCGCGCCGCGGTGGCCCGCGCCAGGGCGGGCGAGCAGGCGGCCGACGGCGCGGCGGCACTCAAACGGTGA